The sequence below is a genomic window from Sphingobacterium sp. ML3W.
GAATAGTCAAAGAAATCGGAGACGAAAACGCTGTGACCTTTTCTTGGTCTTTGTGAATTGACTTGTAATACATTGATACCTTCAACAATTAGGATATCTGGATGATCTATTAGTTGCTGCTGATTATCTGGTAACACATCATATTCCAAGTGGCTATATAAAGGGACAGAAAGTGATCCCATACCTGATTTTATAGCCGATAGGAACTGTATTAATTTTTTAGCATCATAACTCTCAGGAAAACCCTTTCTATTCATGATACCTTTTTCATTTAATACTTCGTTAGGGTACAGGAAACCATCGGTAGTGACTAGGTCGACTTTTGGTTTACTAGGGAGTAACTTGAGTACCCTTTGCAATACTCGGGCAGTTGTGCTTTTTCCTACTGCTACTGATCCTGCAATTCCTATAATAAAAGGAAGTGTGCTCTCATTTTTTTCAAAAAAGTGATTCGTACTTTTATGTAAATCCTGAAATCTTTCAATATGAATACCCAGCAAGTGACTTAAAGGAAAGTAAACATCTTCAATCTCCGCAGCATTCAAAGGTTCGTTGAGGGCATGCAATTGATCTAAATCATGTTGCGAAAATATGTGTTTAAAGTGACCATTCAGTTTTTTCCAATTTTCTCTTTTTATAGAAGTGAAAGGAGAGTCAATAGGAGTGTGCTGTTCATTTTGCATGTTCATAGATTCTTTATGGCGACAAATATAGCATCTCGCGGATATAATCAAAAATTCTAAGTGAATATTTTAGATTAAATTGGAAGAAATGATGATTGGATTAGACATAATCTTGTGAATAGGGCATTTGTCTGCTATTTGAAGTAACCGTTCTTTCTGAACCTGGTCTAGGTCTCCTTTGAAAGAGATATGACATTGTATGTAGGTATTTTGTTGTAATTCGCTTTTTAAAGTTTCATAGGAAAGTTTAATACATACTTCTTCTAAATTCCACTTTTTGCGATCCGCGTACATTTTGATAGTCATCGCTTTGCAGGAACCTAATGAGGAAAGCAATAGGGCAGGTGGATTGAATCCTTCATCCTGACCACCCAGTTCTTGCGGTTCGTCAGCAATAACTGTATTGCTTTTTTGTGTAATGGTTGTGGTATAGGGTACAGTGCCAATTGTCACTAAGATTTCATGATCATTCATATTTCTAAATATAAAAAAATATAAGGGAATTATAACGTTAATTTCCGAA
It includes:
- the coaA gene encoding type I pantothenate kinase; the protein is MQNEQHTPIDSPFTSIKRENWKKLNGHFKHIFSQHDLDQLHALNEPLNAAEIEDVYFPLSHLLGIHIERFQDLHKSTNHFFEKNESTLPFIIGIAGSVAVGKSTTARVLQRVLKLLPSKPKVDLVTTDGFLYPNEVLNEKGIMNRKGFPESYDAKKLIQFLSAIKSGMGSLSVPLYSHLEYDVLPDNQQQLIDHPDILIVEGINVLQVNSQRPRKGHSVFVSDFFDYSIYVHASEKNLLEWYTNRFESLRRTAFQNPASFFHRYADMNADESIQMAHQIWNEINKPNLVQNILPTRYRADLILEKGSHHFVKNVKVRKI
- a CDS encoding OsmC family protein; this translates as MNDHEILVTIGTVPYTTTITQKSNTVIADEPQELGGQDEGFNPPALLLSSLGSCKAMTIKMYADRKKWNLEEVCIKLSYETLKSELQQNTYIQCHISFKGDLDQVQKERLLQIADKCPIHKIMSNPIIISSNLI